The following coding sequences lie in one Saccharopolyspora hordei genomic window:
- a CDS encoding SdpI family protein: MLAVQVILCAILVLGGAALLLLGFRGLRGQLPRNRYVGVRTPAAMSSDQAFEVANRAAGPAMLAGGAAAVLAGVSLPMLASTFSVVMIAVLGLVGAFVLMTVGGVVGNRAAEAVPAPAAAGCGGCSCGCCSALSRD; this comes from the coding sequence GTGCTCGCTGTTCAGGTGATCCTCTGCGCGATCTTGGTCCTCGGCGGGGCGGCCCTGCTGCTGCTCGGCTTCCGGGGGCTGCGTGGGCAGCTGCCCCGCAACCGCTACGTCGGTGTCCGCACCCCCGCCGCCATGAGCAGCGACCAGGCGTTCGAGGTCGCCAACCGGGCGGCCGGGCCCGCGATGCTCGCCGGCGGTGCGGCGGCCGTGCTGGCCGGGGTCTCGCTGCCGATGCTGGCCTCGACGTTCTCCGTCGTCATGATCGCCGTGCTCGGCCTGGTGGGGGCGTTCGTGCTGATGACCGTGGGTGGCGTGGTCGGCAACCGCGCGGCCGAAGCGGTGCCCGCCCCGGCGGCGGCCGGGTGCGGCGGCTGCTCCTGCGGCTGCTGCAGCGCGCTCTCCCGCGACTGA
- a CDS encoding YqgE/AlgH family protein, with the protein MGSDADVEPGMLLVAAPQLLDQNFRRTVVYVIHHRAEGTLGVVLNRPSEVTVHEVLPRWGEHASEPQALFVGGPVEQRTAICLAALRAGEDTGTIAGMVGVRGPVGLVDLDGDPAELVPKARGLRFFAGYAGWEPGQLAGEISRGDWIVVPALPDDVIADPSTELWSRVLRRQGPPLAFLATHPGDVRLN; encoded by the coding sequence GTGGGATCAGACGCGGACGTGGAACCGGGGATGCTGCTCGTCGCCGCCCCGCAGCTGCTGGACCAGAACTTCCGGCGCACCGTCGTGTACGTCATACACCACCGCGCCGAGGGGACCCTGGGCGTCGTGCTGAACCGGCCGAGCGAGGTCACGGTGCACGAGGTGCTGCCGAGGTGGGGCGAGCACGCGAGCGAGCCGCAGGCCTTGTTCGTCGGGGGTCCGGTCGAGCAGCGCACCGCGATCTGCCTCGCCGCGCTCCGCGCCGGTGAGGACACCGGGACGATCGCCGGGATGGTCGGGGTGCGCGGCCCGGTCGGGCTGGTCGACCTCGACGGCGACCCCGCGGAGCTGGTGCCGAAGGCGCGCGGGCTGCGCTTCTTCGCCGGCTACGCGGGCTGGGAGCCGGGCCAGCTGGCGGGCGAGATCAGCCGCGGCGACTGGATCGTGGTGCCTGCCCTGCCGGACGACGTGATCGCCGACCCCAGCACCGAGCTGTGGAGCCGGGTGCTCCGCCGCCAGGGCCCGCCGCTGGCCTTCCTCGCCACCCACCCCGGCGACGTCCGGCTCAACTGA
- a CDS encoding magnesium and cobalt transport protein CorA codes for MVRCTRFHVCGSSAIPEDEVLDALRTVPDGSFLWLEVPPGQLDVLRAAARVLQLPHLAVHHAAHPHQRARAEHYAHCDHLVLKVLGYAEATSSVSTGDVVLFLTPSVLITVVHGAEDPTPEVHRRAADHPELLGAGPRALAYLLVDVVVGDYLTIASELRADLTRLEQRVFAPGRDDVTPDLYALKREVLEARDAVEPLEPVAHRIVQPEDSDPDQLRQHVRDVAHRVLRVGRELESCDELLTSALDAQFARAGLWQNEDMRKISAWAAIALVPTTVGGIYGMNFRHMPELNWTFGYPLALAVILAVCAVLYTTFRRNHWL; via the coding sequence ATGGTGCGGTGCACGCGCTTCCACGTCTGCGGGTCCTCGGCCATCCCCGAGGACGAGGTGCTCGACGCCCTGCGCACCGTCCCGGACGGCAGCTTCCTGTGGCTGGAGGTGCCGCCGGGACAGCTCGACGTGCTGCGCGCCGCGGCGCGCGTGCTCCAGCTCCCGCACCTGGCGGTGCACCACGCGGCGCACCCGCACCAGCGGGCGCGGGCCGAGCACTACGCGCACTGCGACCACCTGGTCCTCAAGGTGCTCGGCTACGCGGAGGCCACCTCGTCGGTCAGCACCGGTGACGTGGTCCTCTTCCTGACCCCGTCGGTGCTCATCACCGTCGTGCACGGCGCCGAGGACCCGACCCCCGAGGTGCACCGCCGGGCCGCCGACCACCCGGAGCTGCTCGGCGCCGGGCCGCGCGCGCTCGCCTACCTGCTCGTGGACGTCGTCGTGGGCGACTACCTGACCATCGCGAGCGAGCTCCGCGCCGACCTGACCCGGCTGGAGCAGCGCGTGTTCGCCCCCGGCCGGGACGACGTGACGCCGGACCTGTACGCGCTCAAGCGCGAGGTCCTCGAGGCCCGCGACGCGGTGGAACCGCTGGAGCCCGTGGCGCACCGGATCGTCCAGCCGGAGGACAGCGATCCCGACCAGCTCCGGCAGCACGTCCGCGACGTGGCGCACCGCGTGCTGCGCGTCGGTCGCGAGCTGGAGTCCTGCGACGAGCTGCTGACCTCCGCGCTGGACGCGCAGTTCGCCCGGGCCGGGCTCTGGCAGAACGAGGACATGCGCAAGATCTCGGCGTGGGCGGCCATCGCGCTGGTGCCCACCACCGTCGGCGGGATCTACGGGATGAACTTCCGGCACATGCCGGAGCTGAACTGGACGTTCGGCTACCCGCTGGCGCTCGCGGTGATCCTCGCCGTCTGCGCTGTCCTCTACACCACCTTCCGCCGCAACCACTGGCTCTGA